The Macrobrachium rosenbergii isolate ZJJX-2024 chromosome 14, ASM4041242v1, whole genome shotgun sequence sequence CCACTCAGACAAACAAAATCTGACTGGTAGTTCCAGTCATGCCCAGGATGCAAGTGTCCTAGAACCCTATGTAGGGTACGATAAATTAAGAGTCAGTAATTGGGTTGCGACATAATGCAACCTAGGTCACCAGGTCCTTATTTACATAATGCATGATGGCTCTttaaaaactttgaataaaacttaCCTTAATCAGAATACTGTAATAACTAGCAGAAATATCATGCAGATGGAAGGACACTGCCCTGTATGTTATTTGTTTAATGTTCCCCCCTCCCAAAGACTCCAGTGTCCCTTAATGGAATGTATTGCAGATACCCTTGCAAGAAATCTATACTTGTATTATTTGTAGGACCTTTCTAGTATATTTTGTTTGCTTTACTAGAAGCCTTCATGATATTATATGCTGGTTAGAGTAATTGGGTCAGAAGTTTGATGAAttgtataaaattctttttccaaATACCTTTGTGAAGATATCCTAAGGCCTCTAAGAAATAGCTTGAAGCCAACCATGATCTTGACTGAAGCATCATAATAACTTAGAATGTGGATATAGGAAATAGCAAAGGTAGGGATCCTGTATATGGTGAAGAAATGGTTTGTCTGTTCTCATATGATTAAAGCATTTAGGAAAGACAATTTACCTCTTTTCCCtttcaattttaaatgtaatttttggtAGTAGAGTGTTTAGACTATTAAACAGATCATTGTcatctccccagctattgtcccactATGTAAAGATGATATCCATGTATCCAGATATGTCAATGACTTGGGGGGaggttatattttattgtaataaaagataTCCTGACTTGATCTTTAGCAGAAGCTTAAAAACCAGACACCATACATCATGTCCATGAGAAATTGTAGCCTAACAAAGTTTGACTCTACTGCAGTGTTTACTGTTAATAATACTTAATCAAGATAATTTACACCTCAATGGTATAGCCTGATGTAGGTGAATATAGCAGCAAGATTTTCAACAAAGCATAGATATTGTTTTTTGGGTTAATGCTTAGAAAATTAGATACATCACTTGTTTCCTTATGATTACCAGATGGCATGTCTAtacaagtacattattattattatatataggctacttaGCCTACATAGACGTACTGCTCCTTTACCTTTACAAGAGATCATTCAAATGGCTACTACTTATTGCATTGAGGTACATCATGTACATATAGTGTCAGAGCTAGATAACATTCAAATGGAGAGGTATTaccattttaaagttttttctacATCAATAACTTGGGTACTTGAGGACCCATGCATAGAAATGTGAAATCCCAGATCTGTGTTAGTTTTGTGCTTGTGACAGCTAGTGAATTATATATTCATCTGATTTGGAACTGaaaattttatcagttaaatgactttccataaaaaaattactactttgcatttattttattagtagCTTTTTAGTGATTTAACAAGATgtagtacagtatttgttttagGTGGCTCATTATATTGGTTTTAATCTTttagttattgtaattttatctatataaatttctTGATCATTTCCAGGATTTCATGCTTTGTAGGAAGGAAGAAAATGATCCTCGGAAATGTCTTGGAGAAGGAAAGGAAGTAACAGCTTGTGCCCtagatttcttcagaaaaataaagaagtctTGCTTGGAAGAGTTTAACCAGTACGCTAACTGCCTTGATAAGTCATCAAAAGACTTCCAGTACCGACAGTAAGTATATTGTAACAGTAAACTGCAGTATAGTGTATTTAAGTTTGCAcatgtatttttagtttgttaatCCCATTGAAGCCTTTATGCTATAGTCTAGGTTTAGTGATGAAATACAGGTTCAGTGCATTTTTCTTAGTAATACTATCACTTGATGTTTCCCAAGAGTACCTGAGATAGACTCCTACCTtctgaaaacctttgtaaaatggGTTTACATGTTACAGATGCAAAGTTGGCATGAGAACTGAAATTTGTGCTTATATGTGGATCACAAACCCTTGGAATGATAGTGAATTACAGTAAAACCAGAATGACTGCAAACATGGCTGTCATTAACTGTGTTGCTagacttcttcctgacttataatcggACTACAGTTACTGTAATCTGCATCCCTCAATTCGGGTTTCTGTAATCTGGTCATATAAGCCTACTTATCCCTCCCACAggctttccagaagaaagagaccgtTTCGGGACAAGGCCGACTTAATTTAGTCTTTGAGGAGCCAATAACAGTTGTTTTTTATCACATTataccatttattttcatcagtgagtatgggctagatattgggcatttgtATCGTTCATTTAGATGATTAAaaactaaatcatccttatcCTACCCTGTTAACaaaacagtttaatgtatgatataaaatcttttactgcaggttttttttttttttttttttttactaaaaaacatCCTTTACTCGTCATCAAATGTCAGTTCTTTTACCCATTTTATGTCTTCAGTGTTAGAAACACAGAACAGTAGTGTCAAGGTATTTACCCTTTTTGACCTGGTATAAGGAAGATTTGGTAGCGTTTTTGCCACATCTAACTCACATCCCAACTTAAGTCAAGCATTTATGAATCATATCTGGGGAAAGCAGCAACGCCAAAAATGTACTGCGCTTGTAGTCATTTTAGTTTTACTATAGGCATGATTTGCTTTGTATTTCTTTTAAGGTTTATCTCAGTTCAGTTTTTAGTGCTTTGACATGTACAAGCcggaataatttttcttctttgcagtCAGTTTTATTTCACAAAGAGATTTTCAACTGTAGGACTATTTattgtcaaaaattaaaataatctccAAAACACCTACGTAACTGAGaacatttttactgtatattcctCTTCTGATCCCccccttttactgtatttcagaaGTCACTTGCTGTACTATTCTTCTGATTCTCCTCTTACTTTAAGAAGTAGCACACTGTTCTAGTTTTTATAATTTGGTTATAAATttaggaaaggagagaaaaataagataattctacaagaattttgtttcataatataaATGTTCTGATTGTCAGCAAATTCTAACCTCTTATATTGAGGCACAGCAGAGCTTACCATCATAAATAAGAGGAACTTATTGAATAGGGTGCCCAGTGGCAAtatttttcatgaagtattttcCCACTTTTTCCTTTATAGCAGTGGTAATGGTAAATGGTCTGGTACATAGAAGAATTAAACTTATAAGCACTGTCTTCTATTAGTGTGCCTAAGAATTTTTCAATTTagatgtttataatttttctcaaaacatattaCAGCATTTTGAAAAAATGATTGCTAAAATAACAGTGTAttgtattacataatattttctaTTTGCAGTTGTCGTAACACCCAGTCAGTTTTTGACAAATGTGTTTTGGATAATCTTGGTATAGAACGACCAGAATTTGGATATTTCTGTCGACCCAAGGTTGTAAACACAAAGAGGTAAGAATTATTATGTCAAGCAGTCTCATCAAACTATTTTTGTTCCTACAGAATATAAACCAGTCTTTTATATAGAAGTATCCTCAGCGTAAGCTGGAGTGGTTGTTGAACTTGATAACAAGGTTGTTAATAGGTAGTTATTGGGGGTGAGTAGGAAAAACCCcattcatcatcaccattaccGGAGTATGCTAATATATTTGGCAGCAGTGAGAGCCTTCCCTTTGGACTCTTTAGGGAGGGAGTTCAGAAAGGTTAAGAGTGCAGTTCCTGTCCTAGCCGAAACAACCAGCTTGGCTTTAGCAGGTGTCCCTAGGCCACCTGTCATCCCTAGAGGAGCTTGTGCCTCACAGGCAGGGCCACCTAATCTCACTTCAGTGCAACTGGAGCATCACTGGTCTGCTCATCGGGATCTCCCTTCTCAACTCATTCCTGAGTTGAGAAGTCAGGAAAGATGTGGCATGGTGGATGGAAGTTATGGACCTCTTCTGGAGATGCTTCTGTTTTTAGACGCATTGAGAGTTGGGTACTCACCTGAAAGACATGTTATTTTGAGGAGTGTTTTCAAAGGATGCCGTGTCTGCACGTTAACTTTCTAGAGATGCCAGGAACTTGGTTAGGACTGCATACATATCAAGAACAGTTGGTAGGTCACTCAGAAATGATGATGAGCGACAATGTAACGATGGCGCTTGTGTCAACAGGGGATGTTTCTTTGGCCCCATGTCAGTTGACATTGCCGATCCATGATTGGGCACTTCGCCACTCCGTTGAGCTGACAGCCAGGTTTTTTTATGGCAGGAGGAATACCCTAGCAGACCAGCTTTGTCATTAGGGGTTGTTATTCAGTTGTTCTTGGACACATGGCTATCAGTTGTGTACTCAATGCATGGTTTttaaaatgtatgtacagtactttccaaaaaatttcattgacaaccattttttgtttattgttgtacAGTACTTTGTTGATGGAACAGTGTTGGAAATATAGTAGGTATAAGCAAAtgacttgtttttgtttcatgcaCAGTACAAATTGTTTTACTAGATTGCAGTAAGTATTGGttgtactatatataaatatatataggccagccctatgagagctgatagtcagctcagtggtctggttaaactattttaataataataattacatattgcttaaaaaaatcacattcgatgtgcgtgacttcagtatataaccgaataccacaggaaaatgacaggcaaaagttcagtaccaagcgctttcatgtcaCGCACCTTCTGGGAacaaatgagacacagttgaaaaggttacaagataaacaaaaagaacaagaataccagatggttaattgtcagaGGGTAATAGACAGAGAATTAaaccaggataatccgggatcacgaGGGCACAAACAAAAACCATAGACTTGACTGTAAGAGATACGGAGGATTAGcaatacaaaatctaaaaacgtataaaattgaatactaattttgttgcttatatttatcaacaacttttttaattatgaaggcatagagtttaaacaaaccaagacttaaatttagaacccttccattatttgacttgataaaattaaattcaatgatattccttttgtGTCACTTCACGGGACTTAAGAATCTTGTTTCAcaccagttaataggatgatctaaatctcccATATGTACTAATAATGCAAACCTCATTAATCTTATACAGTTATGTATcagagatagtaaattttgttttagtggtgaattttttttataaaagtttgtcATGGGTATGGATAATCCCGTATCTCCTGTCCATAGGAATATCTACATAGAATTTTTGCCCCGAAAAATAATATGGTTTAATTATGTggatgatttttttgtgtttggccAGTTGAcaaaaatctccaggaatttctgattAAGgtgaataatttagtcccttctgtAAAATTTAccacagaggaagaaagaaattgtaatatgaattttcttgatgtaactgtccatcgacatgatagaaatttcaccttttcagtctttcaaaaataaactaacattgcatccttttttcattattattccaatcaccatcaaaatgttaaattctctgtcttttcttggATGTTCATAAGGGCTCTGTGCATTTGTGGCccacagttcattgatgctgaggtTAAAACTTATTTATGATAATGACTTGAAACTTACATACCCAAGGacttttgtagatgtagcatggaaaagagccaggaaaacattttatttaactaataacaaacttgaatttagttaacataatattctcaaattaccgtatgatttAAGGTTTTTggaaattcctagaattttaaagcttttcaatataaatgttgttttcagtaattttaatgttaagagtttagtaataaaaaattctcctaagatgtttctggctgcatctatgaaattccttgtaaaaagtcttataaaatatattatcaacaaactggaaaatcactttcacaacaaaTCAAACagcaccaatattctgtgagaactggccaaatatcgaatgcattattcatacatatgaGGGATTTACATAATCCTGTTAATTGGATTGAAGCAAGATCTGAGTCCCGTGTAATGACAcaaaaggaatatcattaaatcttgttttatcaagtcaaataatggaattgttctaaatttaagtcttggtttgtttaaactcaATGCCTTGTTGATAAATGTAAgaaacaaaattagtattcagttttttacattttttgatttTGTATGGCTAAGCCTCCACACCTCTTATGGTTAAGCCCATGGTTTTTGTTTGTGACTGCATGAACCTGGattatctctttgtttattacccttggatgattaaccatctggtattcttgttctttttatttacccTGTAACCTTTTCAAccgtctcatttgtgccccgaagatgcgcgaataaacacgtgaaagtgcttgtactgaacttctgcctgtcgattttcctgtggtatttgcctataactacatatataaatgttttgattaattATTAAGATGCAGAATGAACATTAATGAAAGTATTCTTGCAGACCACTGCCAGAACCAGAAGCTCTTCCAGAGTTTCCAGGAGCTGCTGAGCCAATTCCTCCTCCACCTGTCAAAGGAACTGCACGCTATGGCACCCGTCTGTTTTGGATGGAGTAAAATGTTCAACACTGTCctgttatatataacttttaatggTAACAAATTATCATAGAGGAACTAGGTTTTGTTTTCTTGCTAGCAATTGTAAATACTTTATTCAGTCAGTATGTGGATGGACCATCTAAAAATTTTAGACTGagatgtatgtaatttataaataaaaattttatttaaaagccgGTATTTACAGAATATCACTATAAAAATATACCTCTGAAAAgcttagttacataaaaaatataaccttGAAATGCTTAAGGTTAGTAAGCCTGTAGCCATTTAATATTGTGaaacatattcacaaatatcatcATAGTGAAGTTTCAAAATAACAGTCGTGTCCTCCAAAAGTTGTACAGAAGCCTTTTCTTGATCTTTATGAAGTTGCAATATACGCCCTctctgaaacagaaaaattactattaatacTTTTTGGAAATGGAACATGGAAACTATGGAGGAAACAACGTGTGATTtcaatttgaaggtttttgacaTGCAAGTAACTGTTTCTTGCTCTGATGAATGctagtcctttttatttttattgaaaccaGATACTGATATACAAcagtaaaacataaaatcattttgcAGGAACTGAATGTAGGACTGTAATTCActtgtattagaaagaaaaaaaaaaaattctggctcCCTAACTAAATTTTGCAAAAATCACCTGAGTCTGTAACTGCAATTTATCTCTGGTAATGGCCTTTTTCCTGAAACAAGCTATGATACAAGAATCAAGCCTTGTTACAGagtaataaaactgtttttaaagcTTAATACAGTATTCTAATCTGGGCAACAAGAGCATAACTCACAGAGTTCCAGCTGTTGGGTGTGTCAGAAGATTAACACAAATATTACACATGATCACAGATGTATGGAGTAGTCTGTATTCTGTTTGCAGCAAAAGCAGCACTCTGGGAAATATTACACATGATTGCAGATGTATGGAGTAGACTGTATTTTGTTTGCAGCAAAAGCAGCACTCACGGAATCAATCATATACATTCTGAATATCATCACTGGACAACTTTTACCTTTATAAGGTGGTTTTAACACTACAGTTTTACTTAAAGATACAGATGATAAAAATATGGTTTGGGTTGAGAATGTGATAAGCAAGGGAGAGCAGTTACAGAAAAGTTGGAGATAAGATGAAAACCAGGATCAGATAGAAAATGCCCAAAATAAAAGAGCATGAAGATAATGAGTATATCATCTAACCCTGCAATAGTAATATCTGAAGTAATGATGTTGGTGACGAGGATAAGAATGCAGCCCAATAGTGATCTGTTGTGACCGAGGTAATGGGTAATGAAATCTCTGGGTAGCACATATGAAGTAATTGTGTGTTTTTAGAGCACTGTTAGAGCTTTACTCTCACACAAGGACAGCATAGATGTAAACATACTGTACTCTGAAAATGTACTTATCTCACATACATTATTGaagttcttaattttcttttacatctccTGTCTTACCACTGCTATTTTAAGTTTAAAAGACAAGTCTGCCATTCCATAAATGAACATCAGGTGAATTCTTACCAAATTGTACCCAAGGCTACATAAATTCATTACGGTAAAAATAATACGAGTGAAAATTCTTCCCCTTTCCAGAAcctaatactaaattttttactgcctatataattttgaaaaattaatgttttcttttaaaaaatatatacaacagcATTCACCACGACTGACTAGTGCTATactatgaatattaaaaaaaaaaaaaaaaaaaaaattctcacctgTCCTTTTTGTTGTCCTTTGACTATCAGAACAATTTGTGGATCCCTTTTTGGAATGACAGTTTCCAACCAAGCTGGATGTACCTCTCTAAGAGTTTTACCTTCTTCAGTTACACACTCACAACTTTCAGCTGTCTCTACAAACTTCACAATGACCTGAAACAGGAAAGCAATACCAGAATTAAAAATCTATACCCATATACTTAACATTCTACTCGAATGAgatcttttgtttataaatttcagCAAGACTGGTACCTAGGATGAAGTCAACCTTCCAGTAACAGAGAAAAGCCTTTAAAATTCAGCAATAATCTTGGGttaacaaaaaaatcacaaaaactgtGTTATTTTAAAACTGGGTGGAAAAATACCAAACTTTTTGGGAATTACTGTATTCTAAAAGCAATTTCATGATTTAACAGAACACAGTTGTTTACAACAGCTGTCATATTTAATGGTCATTGGCCTAAACCATAAAACTAATTGATCTTGTAATTACTGGAGGTAAATTACAGCAGACTATAACCAAATAACCTAAAAAAGTCTGCTAAATAAACTTCTGTAAAAAATCCTTGTTTCAGAAAAGATgaggtggaaataaaaaaaatgttcaactaACACCTAatgttttatgattaaaattcagcTTCAGAAAGACTAATCAATACACAGTTACTGGACctaaaaaacagaattaataaatatcaattacCTTTTCCTTGTGGTACCTGCCCCCTTTGTAGTCTTTGTTTATCAATCGAACTCTGAGGTTTTCACAGACCCAAGGAATGGCTGGCATCTGTTCTTGTAATTTCTTGGCTTTCTTGAAGTCATCTCTATAATCATTcgattccttttctttccttttgtgtaCATTACTTTCCCTTGAACTTTCTGACCTTCTACTGTATTTGTCACCTGTACTACCACTGTATTTCTCCTGATATTTGTCTCCATGATACCGAGATTTGCTTGCAATTCTGTTGTCATACGACGATGAGTATCTGTCGCTGCTGCTATcagattttcctttaaatctatcCTTTGTTTCATATCTATTtctatcatcatatttatcatatttactaCTGCTGCCTTGTTTCTCTAATTCTGACCAcgcattttctttcttaatctctCTTGTTTCTTCTTGCTTTCTCAAACTGTGATCATCAGCAAATTCTCTTTGATCTAATGGAAGCTTTTCATCCTTGAtctttttatctctgttttcaaaTTCACCTTTACCAGTTCCTCCGTTGTTCTCtagtttaactttttctcttcCGTCTGAGTTTTCAATTAACaatttctcctcttttatttctttttctttttttgtattttcagcatTCTTTGaagatttattcttgtttttgtcattcttttgtgCCTCCTCTTCctggaaaagtaaagtaaaatgaaggATTACATAATGTGATTGGCAATGGTTTTTGCAGAGTCCCCTCAgttcttagctgcaacccctttcattccttttactgcacctccgttcaaattctctttcttccattttactttgcaCCTAACCTGAttcagtgcagctgcaaggttttctctgtttcttcaaaCATTTAAtcacaatttccatttcagtcctgaatggcctcataggtcccaacaacTGATTCTATTCAGTGGAACTAAAGCTGATAAACATGGTTTTTTGTTAGGTTTTCAAAGGGTGACTAATTCAGTGGTTGGAAAATCAAGAGGAGTAAAACAAACCAAGTACAGCTCAGCTTTTCTGAAACAgtaggaagaagaaaagtgatATAATAGTGTCACTGGACATTTCTTATAACCTTTTCAATACTGTGAAactattcttttctttaattccCATTATGATTCCTTACAGTCCCATAAGCTATCTGAGGATACCAATGAACTGCTAGGTCATGGCCTGGAGATTAGGCAGtttaaggagaaaaaaattagcaaatagaATTGTCACAAGAAGACTCTGTAGTAGTGAAAAAAATTTGTACAGGAGGCAGT is a genomic window containing:
- the ND-19 gene encoding NADH dehydrogenase [ubiquinone] 1 alpha subcomplex subunit 8, producing the protein MYTKDFELPAEEELTVQEINISTPYLKAGAFHLGKHCEEQNNDFMLCRKEENDPRKCLGEGKEVTACALDFFRKIKKSCLEEFNQYANCLDKSSKDFQYRHCRNTQSVFDKCVLDNLGIERPEFGYFCRPKVVNTKRPLPEPEALPEFPGAAEPIPPPPVKGTARYGTRLFWME
- the LOC136845921 gene encoding G-patch domain and KOW motifs-containing protein-like; protein product: MSGQKFSLSFTKTIEKRTLQPSAIRNDAPLEKKVNKETLESIEENVMKTDAKPEEPDLVIPMISTDRLGILRKIAETKLGGAGKHSDVKESTSDNAKENKEEVSKEQKPLTLEEQAEAAILEETKKKLENWSDRSATDSFAIARAKEDGIKEGEPSHGKESSLDDYDQVEVSVFGAALLRGMGWQKTEGIGRHTKKVVEVIDPTAKTFGLANKPGDPGRKGGENLTGDQEDLLLAKGSFVFIHSGRHRGTYGIVESLDEDHLLVKSAVGQDVIREVELNIRVVSQKEYKDSSRVINKDMYDKYKEEEAQKNDKNKNKSSKNAENTKKEKEIKEEKLLIENSDGREKVKLENNGGTGKGEFENRDKKIKDEKLPLDQREFADDHSLRKQEETREIKKENAWSELEKQGSSSKYDKYDDRNRYETKDRFKGKSDSSSDRYSSSYDNRIASKSRYHGDKYQEKYSGSTGDKYSRRSESSRESNVHKRKEKESNDYRDDFKKAKKLQEQMPAIPWVCENLRVRLINKDYKGGRYHKEKVIVKFVETAESCECVTEEGKTLREVHPAWLETVIPKRDPQIVLIVKGQQKGQRGRILQLHKDQEKASVQLLEDTTVILKLHYDDICEYVSQY